One Manduca sexta isolate Smith_Timp_Sample1 unplaced genomic scaffold, JHU_Msex_v1.0 HiC_scaffold_3023, whole genome shotgun sequence genomic window carries:
- the LOC119192636 gene encoding ninjurin-2-like: protein MKRRTYYSKPRRKKKKRVFDANEYAIKKTVAQGMLDIALLASNASQLKYVLQFGPIHEFYTLLIALITISIILQLVLGMLCVIVGSLDVNRNENQQPARFYNNIIVLLIFIISIINIVISAFSIKHTTGPLIMMRLEYLHKSGRGGSAWRQRNSN from the exons ATGAAGAGAAGGACGTATTATTCGAAGCCACGTCGTAAAAAGAAA AAGCGAGTATTTGATGCTAATGAGTATGCAATCAAGAAGACCGTGGCGCAAGGGATGCTCGACATTGCCCTGTTGGCATCCAACGCATCACAACTGAAATATGTTCTCCAATTCGGACCTATTCACGAATTCTATACATTGCTGATTGCGTTGATCACTATATCCATAATATTACAG CTCGTTCTGGGCATGCTGTGCGTGATAGTCGGCAGTTTGGACGTCAACCGGAACGAGAATCAACAACCGGCGAGgttttacaacaatataatagtgttgttaatattcattatatctattattaacATCGTTATATCGGCGTTTTCGATTAAACATACCACAGGACCTTTGATTATGATGCGGcttgaatatttacataaaagcgGCAGGGGTGGTTCGGCATGGAGGCAACGGAATAGtaattaa